A single genomic interval of Aegicerativicinus sediminis harbors:
- a CDS encoding RNA methyltransferase: MSKRKLENNELNRLTVDEFKEANKTPIIVVLDNIRSLNNIGSVFRTSDCFLIEKIYLCGITAKPPHKDINKTALGSTETVVWEYASSTVELVKQLKKENTKVISIEQAENSIMLNDFESQPNQRYALIFGNEVKGVSQEVVNESDMVIEIPQFGSKHSFNISVSAGIVIWDFYNKISTK, from the coding sequence ATGAGCAAAAGAAAATTAGAAAATAATGAGCTAAATAGATTAACTGTTGACGAATTCAAAGAGGCCAATAAGACACCTATTATTGTTGTTTTAGATAATATTAGGAGCCTTAATAACATAGGATCTGTTTTTAGAACTTCCGATTGTTTTTTAATCGAAAAGATCTACCTCTGCGGAATAACTGCAAAGCCCCCACACAAAGACATTAACAAAACTGCACTTGGTAGCACAGAGACCGTGGTCTGGGAATATGCATCATCTACCGTCGAACTAGTAAAACAGTTAAAAAAGGAGAATACAAAAGTTATTTCTATTGAACAGGCTGAAAATTCCATAATGTTAAATGATTTTGAATCTCAGCCAAATCAACGATACGCTCTAATTTTTGGCAACGAGGTAAAAGGTGTTTCTCAGGAGGTTGTAAATGAGTCAGACATGGTAATTGAAATTCCACAGTTTGGGAGTAAACACTCTTTCAATATTTCAGTAAGTGCCGGAATCGTAATTTGGGATTTCTACAATAAAATTTCAACCAAATAG
- a CDS encoding AsmA-like C-terminal region-containing protein — protein MKRVLKIIGSLLIVILIILALVPFVFQSQIEDVVKRYVNNSVNAQVDWDEVDLSFFKSFPKAQVDINGLVIHNNKPFEGETLATAKSISFSIPIKELLKKKENGAMTINSIKVDEALLTLKVDSFGNENFDIAKQNDTTKTPTEFAYDIKDYQINNSAFSYLDESQNLLINIADLNHSGKGNFSSNASELITESRANVSFSIDSTNYLDNNPVKLNATILMDSENQRYTFKENKGLINQLPLTFKGYVQQLENGQEIDISFENEESDFKSFLAIMPQQYSKNFNDVESTGEFKVVGNIKGMSTEERIPNIDIKIMSDNASFKYPNLPKKVENISMDVAILNTTGNADDTYIDIKNLDFKIDTDRFQTTAVLKDLSGNTIVDAHLNGTINLNNISQAYPVEFDQQLSGILRANVHTNFDMEAINRNAYDRIRNKGTVSITNLVFSPDGAPNPIQIDKAEMTLNSGNVTLNSFSSKTGQSDLNATGTIYNLVGFLLGKKGLQGNFNVNSNTLNVADLMVEDEPSTDPAETTNSNQKKAGTKIPEFLTCTLNVNANKVIYDDLVLSDVNGTLAVKDQQASLTNVTSKLFDGILAVAGNVSTKSDTPVFNMNIGAEGFNVEESFNNLKLLQNLAPIAKALHGKLNTTISIKGSLNDELSPNLQTISGSAFAELLTDVITPETSKVLQELGGALNFIDFTKLDLRDFKLNLDFSDGLVHVKPFNVNYKDIKIVASGSHSFDNTMDYKLTLNVPSKYLGSEVNRLIGKIDNNQVNNISIPVTAKLAGTFSNPRVSTDLSSSVSELTKQLIEIEKEKMINKGTDKIRELIGTMAKKGEQTEKPIEKPRDSIIRDSIPTMPFPTDTTSTTIKKAAEKSVKDVLGGLIKSRKTVKDSTSKN, from the coding sequence ATGAAACGAGTTTTAAAAATTATAGGATCACTTTTAATAGTGATTTTAATTATATTGGCACTAGTACCATTTGTTTTTCAATCCCAAATAGAAGATGTTGTTAAGCGCTATGTCAACAATTCGGTAAATGCTCAGGTAGACTGGGATGAAGTCGACTTAAGTTTCTTCAAATCCTTTCCAAAGGCACAGGTAGACATAAATGGATTAGTTATTCATAACAATAAACCATTTGAGGGTGAAACTCTTGCTACCGCCAAATCTATATCCTTCAGCATTCCTATAAAAGAACTACTTAAAAAGAAGGAAAATGGCGCAATGACAATTAATTCCATTAAGGTGGATGAAGCTCTATTAACATTGAAAGTGGATTCCTTTGGTAATGAAAATTTCGATATCGCTAAGCAGAATGATACTACTAAAACCCCGACTGAATTTGCCTATGATATTAAGGATTACCAAATTAACAACAGTGCCTTTTCATATTTAGATGAAAGCCAAAATCTTTTAATTAATATAGCGGACCTCAACCATTCCGGTAAAGGTAATTTTAGTTCCAATGCTTCAGAACTAATTACAGAAAGCCGTGCAAATGTTAGCTTTTCTATTGATAGCACAAATTATTTAGATAATAATCCTGTTAAACTGAACGCTACCATTTTAATGGATTCAGAGAATCAGCGATACACATTTAAAGAAAATAAAGGCCTTATTAACCAATTGCCTCTTACCTTCAAAGGCTATGTGCAACAATTAGAAAATGGACAAGAAATAGACATCTCGTTTGAGAATGAAGAATCTGACTTTAAATCCTTTTTGGCAATAATGCCTCAACAATATTCTAAAAATTTCAATGACGTTGAATCTACAGGTGAATTTAAGGTAGTAGGCAATATAAAAGGCATGAGTACTGAAGAAAGAATCCCTAATATCGACATTAAAATAATGTCGGATAATGCCAGTTTCAAATATCCTAACCTTCCTAAAAAAGTTGAAAATATTAGCATGGATGTGGCTATTTTGAATACGACAGGAAACGCAGATGACACTTATATAGACATAAAAAATTTAGATTTTAAGATCGACACAGACCGCTTCCAGACCACAGCTGTATTGAAGGATTTAAGTGGAAATACTATAGTGGACGCTCACCTAAATGGTACAATCAATCTTAACAATATTTCACAAGCTTATCCAGTTGAATTCGACCAGCAATTAAGTGGAATTTTGAGGGCTAATGTCCATACTAATTTTGACATGGAGGCCATCAATCGTAATGCGTATGATCGAATTCGAAATAAAGGGACGGTATCTATAACTAACTTGGTATTTAGTCCAGATGGAGCTCCAAATCCTATTCAAATAGATAAGGCAGAAATGACCTTGAATTCTGGAAATGTTACCCTTAACAGTTTTTCGTCAAAAACAGGGCAGAGTGACTTAAATGCAACCGGAACGATTTACAATTTAGTGGGATTTTTACTTGGAAAAAAAGGACTACAGGGAAATTTCAATGTGAATTCCAATACCTTGAATGTTGCTGATTTGATGGTTGAGGACGAACCTAGCACGGACCCTGCAGAAACAACCAACAGTAACCAGAAAAAGGCAGGCACTAAAATTCCCGAATTCTTAACCTGCACGTTAAATGTAAATGCAAATAAGGTTATCTATGATGATCTTGTACTAAGCGATGTAAATGGGACCCTTGCTGTAAAGGACCAGCAGGCTAGCTTAACTAATGTAACTTCTAAATTATTCGACGGCATTTTGGCGGTTGCAGGAAACGTATCTACCAAATCGGATACTCCTGTATTTAATATGAATATTGGGGCAGAAGGATTTAATGTGGAAGAATCATTCAATAATTTGAAACTGTTGCAAAATTTAGCGCCTATTGCCAAGGCATTACATGGAAAATTAAACACTACTATTTCAATAAAGGGAAGTTTAAATGATGAATTAAGCCCAAACCTGCAAACTATTTCAGGTAGTGCCTTTGCAGAATTATTAACTGATGTAATTACCCCTGAAACCTCCAAAGTTCTACAAGAATTAGGGGGTGCTTTAAATTTCATTGATTTTACGAAATTGGACCTTCGCGATTTTAAACTGAACTTAGATTTTTCAGATGGTCTAGTACATGTAAAACCATTCAATGTTAATTACAAGGATATAAAAATAGTAGCATCTGGCAGCCATAGTTTCGATAATACCATGGACTATAAGTTAACCTTAAATGTTCCATCTAAATATCTAGGGAGCGAGGTTAATCGCCTAATCGGTAAAATAGACAATAACCAAGTAAACAATATTTCAATCCCAGTTACGGCCAAACTTGCTGGAACTTTTTCTAATCCAAGAGTATCAACTGATTTAAGTTCAAGCGTTTCTGAATTAACCAAACAACTGATCGAAATTGAAAAGGAAAAAATGATTAATAAGGGAACCGACAAAATAAGAGAGTTAATCGGTACCATGGCAAAAAAGGGAGAACAAACCGAAAAACCGATAGAAAAACCTAGAGATTCGATTATTAGAGATTCTATTCCTACAATGCCATTCCCAACAGACACAACCTCAACCACAATTAAAAAAGCTGCGGAGAAAAGTGTTAAGGATGTCTTAGGAGGATTGATTAAATCTCGAAAAACAGTTAAAGACTCAACAAGTAAGAATTAA
- the folK gene encoding 2-amino-4-hydroxy-6-hydroxymethyldihydropteridine diphosphokinase: MTAVNRVFLGLGSNIGDRMKFLQTAINLIFQKVGKIENISRVYETPSLGFEADDFLNCCVEVEIDNLNHQELLSKLQHIEQEIGRKPKTSLGYESRPIDIDVLLIDDQIIDEIDLQVPHPGMDHRNFVLFPLSNILPEFKHPISGKVLKEMLGTVEPITPINQWLKNPIKKYSFEMLNYLAIEGNIGAGKTSLASKISQDFNAKLILERFADNPFLPKFYKEPSRYAFTLEMSFLADRYQQINEDLAQLDLFKEFVVSDYDIFKSLIFSKVTLAEDEFRLYRKLFYLMYKDIAKPDLYIYLYQNTDRLRENIAKRGRDYEQEIQPDYLERINEGYLQFLKNNQEMPVKIIDISDKDFVSSRRDYLEILDKIQESYTSVQPQH; encoded by the coding sequence ATGACAGCAGTAAATCGCGTATTCTTAGGCTTGGGATCTAATATCGGGGATCGAATGAAGTTCCTGCAAACTGCAATTAATTTGATCTTTCAAAAAGTTGGTAAAATTGAGAATATTTCGCGTGTTTATGAAACTCCGTCATTGGGTTTTGAGGCTGATGATTTTCTTAATTGCTGTGTTGAGGTAGAAATAGACAATCTCAATCATCAGGAGTTGTTGTCCAAGTTACAGCATATAGAACAAGAGATTGGTAGAAAGCCAAAGACAAGCCTAGGTTACGAATCTCGTCCCATAGATATTGATGTCCTTCTTATTGATGATCAAATTATAGACGAAATTGATTTGCAAGTACCTCATCCTGGTATGGATCATCGTAATTTTGTTTTATTTCCCTTATCCAATATCCTTCCTGAATTTAAGCATCCAATTTCTGGTAAGGTTTTAAAGGAGATGTTAGGTACGGTGGAACCTATTACACCCATAAATCAATGGCTTAAGAATCCAATAAAAAAATATTCCTTTGAAATGCTTAATTATTTGGCGATTGAAGGTAATATTGGGGCAGGGAAAACAAGTTTGGCCTCAAAAATCTCACAAGATTTCAATGCCAAATTGATTCTTGAGCGCTTTGCCGACAACCCTTTTCTTCCTAAGTTTTATAAAGAACCTAGTCGGTATGCGTTTACCTTAGAAATGTCTTTTTTAGCCGATAGATACCAGCAAATTAATGAAGATTTGGCGCAGTTAGATTTGTTTAAGGAGTTCGTTGTTAGTGATTATGACATTTTTAAATCCTTAATTTTTTCGAAAGTTACTTTAGCGGAAGATGAATTTCGTCTTTATAGGAAATTATTCTACCTAATGTATAAAGATATCGCTAAGCCCGATTTGTATATCTATTTATATCAAAACACTGATCGCTTAAGAGAAAATATTGCTAAAAGAGGACGGGATTATGAACAGGAAATTCAGCCGGATTATCTGGAGAGAATAAACGAAGGGTATTTGCAGTTTTTGAAAAACAATCAAGAAATGCCGGTAAAAATTATTGATATTTCAGATAAAGATTTTGTTTCCTCTAGGAGGGATTACCTAGAGATTTTGGATAAAATTCAGGAATCTTACACTTCCGTTCAACCGCAACATTAA
- a CDS encoding queuosine precursor transporter, translating to MTNPNQLAAHKTYLYLAALFITALVVSNLIFQKFFFWYPFDLEIFGSKLFEISVGILPYPITFLITDLISEIYGKKLANRVVVAGIFASAFSLLIVHTANIVPATSWSPVGDSLFSKVFGSTAIAVFASMMAYLFAQFVDIQIYHFWKRITDGRHLWLRNNFSTFSSQFIDTFTVLLLLCSFNKIEWDRFSGLLVSGFAFKVCIAIIDTPLLYLGVYLLRKKFNLGRNDELSLA from the coding sequence ATGACCAATCCAAACCAACTAGCTGCCCATAAAACCTATTTATATTTAGCCGCATTATTCATAACTGCTTTAGTGGTATCCAATTTAATTTTTCAAAAATTTTTCTTTTGGTATCCCTTCGACCTGGAAATTTTTGGAAGTAAATTATTTGAAATATCAGTAGGTATTTTGCCCTATCCTATTACTTTTTTAATAACGGATCTTATCAGTGAGATTTATGGAAAAAAACTCGCAAATCGAGTTGTTGTAGCTGGTATTTTTGCTTCTGCATTTTCTCTCCTAATTGTTCATACCGCCAATATTGTACCGGCCACCTCATGGTCGCCAGTTGGCGATTCATTGTTTTCGAAAGTTTTTGGAAGTACTGCAATTGCTGTATTTGCTAGTATGATGGCCTATCTATTTGCACAATTTGTCGATATCCAAATTTACCATTTCTGGAAACGAATAACAGATGGTCGCCACCTATGGCTGAGAAATAATTTTTCTACTTTCAGTAGTCAGTTTATTGACACTTTTACTGTATTACTGCTATTGTGCTCATTCAACAAAATAGAATGGGACCGATTTTCGGGGTTATTGGTGAGTGGATTTGCCTTTAAAGTTTGCATTGCTATAATCGACACTCCCCTTCTTTACTTGGGTGTATATTTATTAAGGAAAAAATTCAATTTAGGTAGAAACGACGAATTGTCATTAGCCTAA